A genomic region of Raphanus sativus cultivar WK10039 chromosome 6, ASM80110v3, whole genome shotgun sequence contains the following coding sequences:
- the LOC108829580 gene encoding uncharacterized protein At5g39865-like: protein MFWNWLQLGRGRRHEVSSDKPKLSRSSFKGIHNLLYDDAPSQVLHKQQTLRINRCTSRTPPLFSTDDGGVVLYYTSFRIVRKTFEECRAVRAILHRLRIPIDERDLTMDSRFQEELHDIFGAEKVELPKVFIGGRYIGGAEEIKTLNEIGELRKMVGELPPSDGRFSENCELCRGWRFVVCGRCNGSHKIFSEETGFVSCMVCSVEGLVRCSSCFPIHRRRNSVM from the coding sequence ATGTTCTGGAACTGGCTCCAACTAGGAAGAGGAAGGCGTCATGAAGTCTCGTCGGACAAGCCGAAATTGTCACGCTCATCTTTCAAAGGCATTCACAACCTTCTCTACGACGACGCTCCCTCGCAAGTCCTTCACAAGCAACAGACCCTCAGGATCAACCGTTGCACCTCAAGAACTCCCCCTCTCTTCTCCACCGACGACGGAGGCGTGGTTCTCTACTACACCAGCTTCCGTATCGTACGCAAAACATTCGAGGAGTGCAGGGCCGTCCGAGCCATCCTCCACAGGCTCCGCATCCCTATAGACGAGCGAGACTTGACGATGGACTCGAGGTTTCAGGAGGAGTTGCACGACATTTTCGGGGCAGAGAAGGTGGAGTTGCCTAAGGTTTTCATCGGCGGGAGATACATAGGAGGGGCGGAGGAGATCAAGACGTTGAATGAGATCGGCGAGCTGAGGAAGATGGTCGGAGAGCTACCACCGTCGGATGGAAGATTCAGTGAGAACTGTGAGTTATGCAGAGGATGGAGGTTCGTTGTTTGCGGGAGATGTAATGGTAGCCACAAGATCTTCTCGGAGGAAACTGGTTTTGTGAGTTGTATGGTTTGCAGTGTGGAAGGTCTTGTTAGGTGTTCGTCTTGTTTTCCGATACATCGTAGACGCAACTCTGTTATGTAA